In Halobacillus amylolyticus, the following proteins share a genomic window:
- a CDS encoding peptidoglycan D,D-transpeptidase FtsI family protein, protein MGKKKKKKSHVPFRLNIIFFVVFLLFAALILQLGVVQILTGEAAQDKVNRTENTTTTIPVPRGEMYDRHGRLIVNNEPLYSITYTPPKGVQSKDKLELAKKLAKYIDMDFENVLTTRDLKEYFFLENEEDIRKRVTEEEAKGLDNGEVYQLQLDSITEEEINSYDDQTKEIIAIKKELDKAYALAPHVIKNEDISQKEYSTVAEHLSELPGINVTSDWEREYPFGTTFKNYVGDITTREQGVPREELEYYMSLDYSRNDRVGTSGLEQQYEEVLRGTKEKVQYTTDSSNNIIDSKVIRQGSRGKDLVLTLDMELQRKVDNIVKEELVSAVQQAPYENRFLENAIVVMSDPMTGEVLAISGQHYNHDRESGEELVSDWSHTAVYNAYAPGSTVKGATVLTGFNEGVITPSTTVNDRPIKIKDTPEKSSYASLGPVNYLTALKESSNVYMFFIAIWMGGGHYERQEPLGLASDTFQRFLYNFQQFGLGVETGIDLPFEATGFKGENPASGNLLDFAIGQYSTYTAMQLNQYVSTIANGGQRLKPRLVSEIHNPSRVGEGLGDIYKDYDPKVLNTLEMSEENIERVQRGFREVFTGPLPGSPAGTAYSHFRNVDYMPAGKSGTAETAKYIPINGGEDTKVIDTENLSLVGYAPYNDPEVAFSVMVPYVGNEANTPINYKIGRRIMDAYFELKEQRAEEGIDKNLLSDEEKQEEG, encoded by the coding sequence ATGGGGAAGAAGAAAAAGAAAAAATCACATGTACCTTTCCGTTTAAATATCATCTTTTTTGTTGTATTCCTGCTATTTGCGGCACTTATTTTGCAGTTAGGAGTCGTTCAAATTTTAACAGGTGAAGCGGCACAGGATAAAGTGAATCGTACAGAGAATACAACGACCACGATACCTGTTCCTAGAGGTGAAATGTATGATCGACATGGCCGACTAATCGTTAATAATGAACCACTTTATTCGATTACATATACACCACCTAAGGGAGTACAGTCCAAAGATAAACTGGAACTTGCGAAAAAATTAGCAAAGTATATTGATATGGATTTTGAAAATGTACTTACTACACGTGATTTAAAAGAATATTTTTTCCTTGAAAATGAAGAAGATATTCGAAAGCGTGTAACGGAAGAAGAAGCCAAAGGGCTGGATAATGGAGAAGTGTATCAGCTTCAGTTGGACAGTATTACAGAGGAAGAAATCAATTCGTATGATGATCAAACAAAGGAAATTATAGCGATTAAGAAGGAATTAGATAAAGCTTATGCCTTAGCACCGCATGTCATTAAAAATGAGGATATTTCTCAGAAAGAATATTCGACCGTTGCTGAGCACTTATCTGAGCTTCCAGGCATTAATGTGACTTCTGATTGGGAAAGAGAATACCCGTTCGGCACCACATTTAAGAATTACGTAGGGGACATTACCACTCGAGAGCAAGGAGTGCCGCGTGAGGAACTTGAGTACTACATGTCACTTGACTATAGCCGTAATGACCGAGTTGGTACAAGTGGTCTTGAGCAGCAATATGAAGAAGTATTGCGCGGAACGAAAGAGAAAGTGCAATATACGACAGACAGCAGTAACAATATTATTGATTCTAAAGTAATCAGACAGGGTTCCCGAGGGAAGGATCTTGTGTTAACACTAGACATGGAGCTTCAGCGTAAAGTCGATAACATTGTAAAAGAAGAACTGGTTTCAGCTGTTCAGCAAGCCCCTTACGAGAATCGTTTTTTAGAAAATGCGATTGTTGTCATGTCTGACCCTATGACAGGTGAAGTCCTTGCAATCTCTGGCCAGCACTATAATCATGACCGTGAGTCCGGGGAAGAACTAGTATCTGATTGGTCTCACACAGCTGTTTATAATGCCTATGCTCCCGGTTCTACAGTTAAAGGAGCGACCGTGCTAACCGGTTTTAATGAAGGGGTGATTACACCATCTACCACCGTTAATGACCGGCCTATTAAAATCAAGGATACACCAGAGAAAAGTTCTTACGCTTCGCTTGGACCGGTGAACTATCTAACGGCATTAAAAGAGTCCTCAAACGTCTATATGTTCTTCATTGCCATTTGGATGGGTGGAGGTCATTATGAGAGACAGGAGCCATTAGGTTTGGCGAGCGATACATTTCAACGCTTCTTGTATAACTTCCAGCAATTTGGTCTCGGTGTTGAAACGGGGATTGACTTGCCATTTGAAGCAACAGGGTTCAAAGGTGAAAACCCTGCCTCAGGTAACCTTCTTGACTTTGCGATTGGTCAGTATAGTACGTACACCGCTATGCAGCTTAACCAATACGTCTCAACAATTGCAAATGGCGGTCAAAGATTAAAGCCAAGGCTGGTAAGTGAAATACACAACCCAAGCCGTGTAGGTGAGGGGTTAGGAGACATTTATAAAGATTATGACCCTAAAGTGTTAAATACACTTGAAATGAGTGAAGAAAATATTGAACGTGTCCAAAGAGGATTTCGAGAAGTTTTCACAGGTCCCTTACCGGGATCACCGGCCGGGACAGCCTATAGCCATTTTAGAAATGTAGACTACATGCCAGCAGGTAAATCAGGAACAGCAGAAACAGCCAAATATATTCCGATTAACGGAGGGGAAGATACAAAAGTGATCGATACAGAAAACTTATCCCTTGTCGGTTATGCCCCATACAATGATCCGGAAGTTGCCTTTTCTGTTATGGTTCCATATGTGGGTAATGAAGCTAATACTCCGATCAACTATAAAATTGGCCGGAGAATTATGGATGCTTACTTCGAGTTAAAAGAGCAACGTGCAGAGGAAGGAATCGACAAGAACCTTCTCTCTGATGAGGAGAAGCAGGAAGAAGGGTGA
- a CDS encoding PstS family phosphate ABC transporter substrate-binding protein: MKSFKNAALLLAFILVVGVLSACGSEENANGESSDGGSDSESTESVSGPITIDGSSTVFPIMEALTYQYQKEHPETEPTVNSSGSGGGFKKSTRGEIDLSNASREIKPEEQAIAEENGVRLEPLEIAKDGISIVVSQKNDFVENLTIDQLKQIFLESSDATKWSDINPEWPDETIKIFSPGHDSGTFDYFNEVILEEQPLKEGENTTLSEDDNVLVRGISNDPYAIGFFGYAYYAENKDKLKVLGVDNGEGEPVKPTDETIQSGTYTPLSRPLYTYVNVESLKQKPQVLDFVKFTLENAGEAAQQVGYVALPEEKYQEQLEKVKQWASEEK, from the coding sequence ATGAAAAGCTTTAAGAATGCAGCATTGTTATTAGCTTTTATCCTAGTAGTTGGAGTGCTCTCAGCATGTGGATCGGAAGAGAATGCAAATGGTGAAAGTAGTGATGGTGGTTCCGACAGTGAATCAACCGAAAGTGTATCAGGTCCGATTACTATCGATGGTTCTTCAACCGTCTTTCCTATTATGGAAGCATTGACTTATCAATATCAAAAAGAACACCCAGAGACGGAGCCAACGGTGAACAGTTCAGGGTCTGGTGGTGGATTCAAGAAATCTACTCGTGGTGAAATTGACCTAAGTAATGCTTCTCGTGAAATTAAACCAGAAGAACAAGCGATCGCTGAGGAGAATGGTGTTAGACTTGAACCGCTTGAAATAGCAAAGGATGGTATCTCTATAGTAGTCAGTCAAAAAAATGACTTTGTAGAAAACCTAACGATTGACCAACTAAAACAAATTTTTCTAGAGTCTTCAGATGCTACGAAGTGGTCAGATATTAATCCTGAATGGCCTGATGAAACGATTAAAATCTTCAGCCCTGGTCATGATTCCGGTACATTTGATTACTTTAATGAAGTTATTCTTGAAGAACAGCCATTAAAAGAAGGGGAAAACACAACCCTCTCTGAAGATGACAACGTACTTGTCCGCGGAATTTCTAATGACCCCTATGCAATTGGATTTTTCGGTTATGCCTATTATGCGGAGAACAAAGACAAACTTAAAGTGCTAGGCGTTGACAATGGTGAAGGTGAACCTGTAAAGCCTACAGATGAAACCATTCAGAGTGGTACCTACACACCACTGTCTCGTCCACTTTACACTTACGTGAATGTTGAATCCTTAAAACAGAAACCACAGGTTCTTGATTTTGTGAAATTCACGCTTGAAAATGCAGGTGAAGCAGCACAACAAGTAGGTTATGTTGCTCTTCCAGAGGAGAAGTATCAGGAGCAGCTAGAAAAAGTGAAGCAATGGGCTTCTGAAGAAAAATAG